One segment of Clavelina lepadiformis chromosome 2, kaClaLepa1.1, whole genome shotgun sequence DNA contains the following:
- the LOC143445464 gene encoding microtubule nucleation factor SSNA1-like, protein MSHSFPQLHGSGAPLQAYNNEMVKCVEDLCSRRDELKRQIESDQEEKAKLHNDIKLLTNRLANINEAIAQKMASQNEFDRAICETQAAYTRVMESSQVLLHTVNGAALKLKAKEAIQETDQIRLPRPNLKKNVSDKN, encoded by the exons ATGTCTCACAGTTTTCCACAGTTGCACGGCAGTGGTGCACCACTTCAAGCATATAACAATGAAATGGTTAAATGCGTCGAAGATTTATGTTCACGACGTGACGAACTGAAAAGGCAGATTGAATCGGACCAAGAAGAAAAGGCAAAGCTCCATAACGACATTAAATTATTGACAAACAG ATTGGCCAACATAAATGAAGCTATCGCTCAGAAAATGGCGTCACAGAACGAGTTTGATCGAGCCATATGCGAAACTCAGGCAGCTTATACACGAGTTATGGAAAGTTCACAAGTTCTACTTCATACGGTGAATGGAGCTGCTCTTAAACTCAAGGCAAAAGAAGCAATCCAAGAAACCGATCAAATTAGATTGCCTAGGCCAAATCTTAAAAAAAATGTATCAGACAAGAATTAA